Proteins encoded in a region of the Hyphomicrobiales bacterium genome:
- a CDS encoding TAXI family TRAP transporter solute-binding subunit, with protein MKLLRKYKKTATLAVAAVALAAAGAGSVQYSKAADAIAVLLCPFGCGPIAGDTILMNQMIKEGSDVLLLPQETPGYMYNIREMGREERKWKTSVFATEDTLIQIAYSGGSDEVKEFLPEPVQVPWKLLYGEAWWGQGKFLVTFDCNLKSMADLKGKRISLGLRGQSDWGVFSRLFLEHAFGVTPDNADIRHMTPGQLTQQLIDGATDAAVTPIGAEPSLETFIIPGPVRQLEATGNKMCYLGVTEEDVAKVNEKFGTSWFHVNLPAGTLPHQDEPLGIGFNRAFKAAHESFDEERAYNFVKSVGKIGPKMKELHALWKIWSPELMTCGLSEENTHAGAIRAYKELGWWDKRKECEPMTYPKS; from the coding sequence ATGAAACTATTAAGAAAATACAAGAAAACAGCGACGTTAGCTGTTGCAGCCGTTGCTTTAGCCGCAGCCGGAGCAGGCAGCGTTCAATATTCAAAGGCGGCTGACGCTATCGCCGTTCTTCTATGTCCATTTGGCTGTGGTCCAATTGCTGGTGACACCATCTTAATGAACCAGATGATCAAAGAAGGTTCAGATGTGTTGCTGCTTCCGCAGGAAACACCAGGTTACATGTACAACATCAGAGAGATGGGCCGTGAAGAGCGCAAATGGAAAACATCCGTTTTTGCCACTGAAGACACTCTCATCCAAATCGCCTATTCAGGTGGTTCTGACGAAGTTAAAGAATTTCTCCCTGAGCCAGTACAGGTCCCGTGGAAGCTTCTTTATGGTGAAGCATGGTGGGGCCAAGGCAAATTCCTTGTGACCTTCGATTGTAACTTGAAGTCAATGGCTGATTTGAAAGGCAAGCGTATCTCGCTCGGTCTGCGCGGTCAGTCTGATTGGGGCGTATTCTCACGCTTGTTCTTAGAGCATGCATTTGGTGTAACACCAGATAATGCAGATATTCGCCACATGACTCCAGGGCAGCTAACACAGCAGCTCATTGATGGTGCAACTGATGCAGCTGTCACACCAATCGGTGCGGAGCCAAGTCTTGAAACATTCATCATACCTGGTCCTGTTCGTCAGCTTGAAGCAACCGGTAATAAGATGTGTTACCTCGGCGTGACGGAAGAAGACGTAGCAAAGGTGAATGAAAAATTCGGCACAAGTTGGTTCCATGTGAATCTACCAGCTGGAACACTTCCTCACCAAGATGAGCCTCTTGGTATTGGATTTAACCGCGCCTTTAAGGCCGCTCATGAAAGTTTCGATGAAGAGCGCGCTTACAACTTTGTAAAATCGGTCGGTAAAATTGGGCCTAAAATGAAAGAACTTCATGCCCTATGGAAAATCTGGTCACCAGAACTGATGACATGTGGTTTGTCAGAAGAGAACACGCATGCTGGTGCAATCAGAGCCTACAAAGAGCTGGGTTGGTGGGACAAACGCAAAGAGTGCGAACCAATGACTTACCCTAAGAGCTAA
- a CDS encoding amidase: MFGSVYNTFNELTATHARSLLISGELTPDVLVSSCRERIENREDDVEAWQHLDWLNVERQLSTLSQQPIEKRGLLWGLPVSIKDIFDTFDMPTSYGSKIYAGFRPVADAACVSRLRAAGAIIMGKSVSTEFAYWQAGKTKHPNDAARSPGGSSSGSAAAVSDYMVPLAIGSQTAASTIRPAAYCGIVGYKPTRGMISLAGVKALANGLDTVGMFGRCVSDIALIASVMANRPDLACIAPIKEEPNVRLWMGPEWDKASKGANLAIEKTLQLIVEKGAHVGRDTVPDPFTQLCEAQTIIMAVEAARELSHERYTAYDKLSMSLHELFALADGTVSSDYDDAYQLRDYCLHNLEQIFGDADVLVLPSAPDVAPLSQAGTGDPVMSRAWTLLGLPSITVPCGTNASGLSYGIQLAARPRRDVQLLQVAKWFEDALVGQKNEVIAS, from the coding sequence TTGTTTGGTTCAGTCTATAATACTTTTAATGAATTAACAGCAACACACGCACGAAGTTTGCTGATTTCTGGCGAATTGACGCCTGACGTACTCGTGTCTTCTTGTCGTGAACGCATTGAGAATAGAGAAGACGATGTTGAAGCATGGCAGCACCTTGATTGGCTTAATGTTGAGCGCCAGCTATCAACTCTCTCGCAACAGCCAATTGAGAAGAGGGGATTGCTTTGGGGCTTGCCCGTTTCTATCAAAGATATTTTTGATACATTTGATATGCCAACAAGTTATGGCTCCAAAATCTATGCTGGATTCCGACCAGTAGCTGATGCAGCCTGCGTTAGTCGTCTTCGTGCAGCAGGGGCGATTATAATGGGTAAATCGGTTTCGACCGAATTTGCTTATTGGCAAGCGGGTAAAACGAAGCACCCAAATGATGCAGCGCGTTCGCCCGGAGGCTCGTCCAGCGGCTCCGCCGCAGCCGTTAGTGATTATATGGTGCCACTTGCCATTGGGTCGCAGACAGCGGCTTCCACCATTCGTCCTGCCGCTTATTGCGGTATTGTCGGTTACAAACCAACCCGTGGTATGATCAGTCTGGCGGGTGTTAAAGCGCTGGCGAATGGATTGGATACTGTTGGTATGTTTGGTCGATGCGTATCGGATATAGCTTTAATCGCCAGTGTTATGGCAAATCGTCCTGACCTTGCTTGTATCGCACCAATCAAAGAAGAACCCAATGTCAGATTATGGATGGGTCCAGAATGGGATAAGGCCTCAAAAGGCGCCAATCTTGCAATTGAAAAAACACTTCAATTGATTGTCGAAAAAGGCGCGCATGTTGGGCGAGACACTGTGCCTGATCCTTTCACTCAGCTGTGTGAAGCGCAAACGATTATCATGGCTGTCGAGGCTGCGCGTGAACTTTCACATGAACGCTATACGGCCTATGACAAACTAAGCATGTCACTCCATGAATTGTTTGCATTGGCCGATGGAACCGTAAGCAGTGATTATGATGATGCTTATCAGCTGCGCGATTACTGCCTGCATAATCTTGAACAGATTTTTGGTGATGCGGATGTGCTTGTTTTGCCAAGTGCTCCAGATGTGGCGCCATTGTCGCAAGCAGGCACGGGCGATCCTGTGATGAGCAGAGCGTGGACCTTGTTGGGCTTGCCGAGTATCACAGTGCCCTGTGGCACGAATGCGAGTGGGCTTTCATATGGCATACAATTGGCTGCTCGCCCAAGGCGAGATGTACAACTATTGCAAGTAGCCAAATGGTTTGAAGATGCTTTAGTTGGTCAGAAGAATGAGGTGATCGCCTCTTAA
- the rlmB gene encoding 23S rRNA (guanosine(2251)-2'-O)-methyltransferase RlmB produces MADKKKKAPRKQWNNRPKKQSSGAPTLNPDEIVLYGIHAVKAALLNKKRRFIKVLATRNAADRLTESLNARGLSADIVEPEAINALTGPEAVHQGMAALVRPIETQDIHDVQDAKLVIVLDQITDPHNVGAIMRSATALGVDAIITTHRNAPRETGLLAKTASGGLEHINLVNVTNLAQALTKLNDFGFVTIGLDSEGPQGLNETLYGDKIALVLGAEGKGLRRLTRERCDVLARLDMPGPIKSLNVSNAATLSTFMASQYLNKKT; encoded by the coding sequence ATGGCAGATAAAAAGAAAAAAGCCCCGCGCAAGCAATGGAATAATAGGCCTAAAAAACAATCGAGTGGTGCGCCAACGCTCAACCCCGATGAGATTGTGCTTTATGGCATCCATGCCGTCAAAGCAGCGCTTTTGAACAAGAAGCGTCGCTTTATCAAAGTCCTCGCCACGCGCAATGCTGCCGATCGCTTGACTGAGAGCCTCAACGCACGCGGTTTAAGCGCCGATATTGTAGAACCAGAGGCAATCAACGCCCTCACCGGGCCTGAAGCCGTACATCAAGGCATGGCAGCCCTCGTCAGGCCCATAGAGACACAAGACATCCACGATGTGCAAGATGCAAAGCTTGTGATCGTGCTGGACCAGATAACAGACCCTCATAATGTCGGTGCGATTATGCGCTCAGCCACAGCGCTTGGGGTTGATGCCATCATCACAACCCACCGCAACGCACCCAGAGAAACCGGATTATTGGCCAAAACAGCATCCGGCGGTCTTGAGCACATCAATCTTGTGAATGTGACAAACCTTGCCCAAGCACTCACCAAACTGAATGATTTCGGCTTTGTGACCATCGGACTTGATAGCGAAGGGCCGCAAGGCTTAAATGAGACGCTCTACGGCGATAAAATAGCCCTCGTCTTGGGTGCAGAAGGCAAAGGCCTGCGCCGCCTCACCCGTGAGCGCTGTGACGTGCTCGCGCGGCTTGATATGCCAGGCCCAATCAAAAGCCTGAACGTCTCAAATGCCGCAACACTTTCCACATTTATGGCGTCGCAATATTTAAACAAGAAGACATAA
- a CDS encoding alpha/beta hydrolase, whose protein sequence is MSVLDQAMRDCAQEGIVFDRAQTNGITMFYARKGTGYPLVLLHGWPEFWMVYRPIINALADEFDIIVPDLRGFGDTGKATSGPDDQANADVHTEDIKGLIDNLGIKKFGLVSGDVGANIAQAFARSYPESLSGLFFFSTPYPGLGKRYAQADHLTEVWYQYFQQIPLAVELAGSSRDACKMYISHFLNHWSSDNPAVFEHLIEIYTDNFMKNDNLQGGFDWYLSSAKNRRLWIEEKLPHPPVINTPSHFMWGKKDPLIRPEWSDRLSEYFNDYTIEFVDAGHFVHAEIPDKAAANIRKFFKDKV, encoded by the coding sequence GTGAGCGTATTAGACCAAGCCATGAGAGACTGCGCGCAAGAAGGCATTGTCTTTGATCGCGCCCAGACAAATGGCATCACTATGTTTTATGCGCGCAAGGGCACAGGTTACCCGCTCGTCCTTCTCCATGGATGGCCAGAATTCTGGATGGTCTATCGCCCCATAATCAATGCTCTGGCAGACGAATTTGATATTATTGTTCCTGATCTACGCGGATTTGGCGATACCGGAAAGGCCACATCCGGCCCTGATGATCAAGCCAATGCTGACGTGCATACTGAAGATATCAAAGGCCTCATAGACAATCTCGGCATTAAAAAATTTGGACTGGTTAGTGGTGACGTTGGAGCCAATATTGCGCAAGCTTTCGCCCGATCCTATCCAGAAAGCTTGTCAGGGCTCTTCTTCTTCTCGACACCCTACCCCGGTCTAGGAAAACGATACGCACAAGCCGACCACTTGACGGAAGTCTGGTACCAATACTTTCAGCAAATACCATTGGCTGTTGAATTGGCGGGCAGCTCAAGAGACGCTTGCAAAATGTATATCTCACATTTTCTCAACCACTGGTCCAGCGATAATCCAGCAGTCTTTGAGCATTTGATCGAAATCTACACAGACAATTTCATGAAGAATGACAATCTTCAAGGCGGGTTTGATTGGTATTTAAGTTCTGCTAAAAACAGGCGGTTGTGGATTGAAGAGAAACTTCCCCACCCCCCCGTTATCAATACCCCATCGCACTTTATGTGGGGCAAAAAAGACCCGCTGATCCGACCTGAGTGGAGCGATCGATTGAGCGAGTATTTTAATGATTACACCATCGAGTTTGTCGATGCTGGCCACTTTGTCCATGCCGAAATACCGGATAAGGCTGCGGCCAACATTAGAAAGTTCTTTAAAGACAAGGTATAG
- a CDS encoding 3-keto-5-aminohexanoate cleavage protein: MSSSLPPNPCILCCAITGAVPTQKDNPALPVTIAEQIESSHEAVEAGASILHCHVRDDEGNPTSDPERFAALKEGLEKYVPGAIIQFSTGGRNGAGHERGAMLSLRPDMASLTVGSNNFPNRVYENPPNLVEWLSAEMRQYEVMPEIEAFDLSHIINAVKMHANGAISGKLYVQFVMGIKNAMPVDKHVFDFYVETMKRLAPDAPWCAAGIGPGQVIVNEWAIAAGGHTRAGLEDNIRLNKTTLAPSNAALIKRAAELCDKYERPVATISEARNILGLRAA; the protein is encoded by the coding sequence TTGTCTTCTTCATTGCCCCCAAATCCTTGCATTCTTTGTTGTGCTATAACGGGTGCGGTACCCACACAGAAGGATAATCCAGCCCTCCCCGTAACAATTGCCGAACAGATAGAAAGTTCACATGAAGCTGTGGAGGCAGGTGCGTCAATATTGCATTGTCATGTACGCGATGATGAAGGCAATCCGACATCTGACCCCGAGCGTTTTGCGGCCCTCAAAGAAGGCCTTGAGAAATATGTGCCCGGAGCGATCATTCAATTTTCAACCGGTGGGCGAAATGGTGCAGGCCATGAGCGTGGTGCTATGTTATCACTTCGCCCTGATATGGCTTCTTTAACGGTAGGCTCCAACAACTTCCCAAATCGAGTTTACGAAAACCCTCCTAATCTGGTTGAATGGCTCTCGGCAGAAATGCGTCAATATGAGGTTATGCCAGAGATCGAGGCCTTTGACCTGTCGCATATTATCAATGCCGTCAAAATGCACGCCAATGGCGCCATTAGCGGTAAACTTTATGTACAATTTGTCATGGGAATCAAGAACGCCATGCCCGTCGACAAACATGTGTTTGATTTCTATGTTGAGACGATGAAACGCCTCGCGCCCGATGCCCCGTGGTGCGCTGCAGGCATTGGTCCTGGACAGGTTATTGTCAATGAATGGGCAATTGCGGCTGGCGGCCACACTAGAGCCGGTCTTGAGGATAATATACGTCTCAACAAAACAACCCTCGCTCCCTCCAATGCGGCTTTAATCAAAAGAGCAGCAGAGCTATGCGACAAATACGAGCGCCCCGTCGCAACAATAAGTGAAGCACGTAATATCCTTGGGCTACGCGCTGCATGA